One part of the Salinimonas iocasae genome encodes these proteins:
- a CDS encoding SIR2 family protein, translating into MVQSASEWNDKHVYKVRDQRLPVVVDTPEPDSLRGEIEPWLTALFQSEHLSLLVGSGFSTAAHWLAKNTSGAGMEQLDFSVFKEQIEKSSIVSAERSGRGTANIEDQIRICNELIRGLEIYINTNVYGSGKIRKELEKLKFEIGSGLSSFANKVLLSENNIINSADNELAAECLMSFLVSFSSRSATRERLNLFTTNYDRIIEYGAELAGIRLIDRFVGSINPIFRSSRVDVDMHYNPPGIRGEPRYLEGVVHYTKLHGSLDWTAQDGVIKRFALPYGASDISTYSNKTDQRNLMIYPNSTKDRETAEYPYVELFRDLAASTCRPNSTVFIYGYSFGDEHINRVLIDMLSIPSTHLVIISFDDESGRVKRFYDGVKRPAQISLMVGKHFGDLKTLIDNYLPKPAIDRTTIKMADLLKSRGLAQPSTTQNEGGNEI; encoded by the coding sequence ATGGTACAAAGCGCCTCAGAATGGAACGATAAACACGTTTATAAGGTTCGAGATCAAAGACTACCGGTTGTCGTTGATACCCCAGAACCAGATAGTTTAAGAGGTGAGATTGAACCGTGGTTAACCGCTTTATTCCAGAGCGAGCATTTGTCCCTACTAGTTGGCTCCGGGTTTTCTACGGCTGCACACTGGCTAGCCAAAAATACGTCTGGCGCAGGCATGGAGCAACTCGATTTTTCAGTATTCAAGGAACAAATCGAAAAGTCTTCCATAGTAAGTGCTGAACGTTCGGGCAGAGGGACTGCAAATATTGAAGATCAAATACGAATTTGCAACGAACTAATCCGGGGTTTGGAAATATACATAAATACAAATGTTTACGGTTCAGGCAAAATTCGCAAGGAATTAGAAAAACTAAAGTTTGAAATTGGATCGGGGTTATCTTCATTTGCTAATAAAGTACTCCTTAGTGAAAACAATATTATCAACTCTGCTGACAATGAACTTGCAGCTGAATGTTTGATGAGTTTTTTGGTTAGCTTCTCCAGCCGTTCAGCGACTAGAGAGCGCCTAAACCTTTTTACAACTAATTATGACCGAATCATTGAATATGGTGCAGAGCTCGCTGGAATTAGGTTAATTGACAGATTTGTTGGATCAATAAATCCAATATTCAGATCTTCTCGGGTAGACGTAGATATGCATTACAACCCACCGGGTATAAGGGGAGAGCCAAGATATCTTGAGGGTGTCGTCCACTACACTAAACTACATGGTTCACTGGACTGGACTGCGCAAGATGGGGTAATTAAAAGGTTTGCACTGCCATATGGAGCATCAGACATCAGTACATATTCCAATAAAACTGATCAACGGAACCTAATGATTTATCCCAACTCAACAAAGGATAGAGAAACCGCCGAATACCCATATGTTGAGTTGTTTAGGGATCTTGCTGCATCTACTTGTAGACCAAACTCGACGGTTTTTATCTATGGTTATAGCTTTGGTGATGAGCACATAAATAGAGTGTTAATAGATATGCTATCAATTCCATCAACGCACTTGGTAATCATAAGTTTCGATGATGAAAGCGGCAGAGTGAAAAGATTTTACGATGGAGTCAAAAGGCCCGCTCAAATATCTTTAATGGTTGGAAAGCATTTTGGTGATCTAAAAACCTTGA
- a CDS encoding type I restriction endonuclease subunit R gives MNPALNEDTLVQTTTADYLETELGWDNVFAYNTETFGKEGLLGRESDKEVILTRYLGEALVRFNPGLPQAAYQDALRQITEAPVTENMLQINSEQYERIKNGVLVQYRNSKGELEKKRLKVFDFETPENNHFQCVRELWVRGDIYRRRADIVGFVNGLPLLFIECKTIHKDIRHAYENNLSDYKDTIPHLFYHNAFVVLGNGVDAKIGSLSSKFEHFNDWKRLAEDDAGVVDMETLIKGICNKRDFLDLFENYTLFDESNGKLVKIVARNHQFLGVNRAIEAVKIRDARMGKLGVFWHTQGSGKSYSIVFFARKIHRKLGGNFTFLICTDREDLDKQIYNTFAGCKLVDNDKAPCRASSGLHLKDLLNQHKSYVFSLVQKFNQDVDPNEPYSDRDDIIVITDEAHRTQYGRLSLNLRNALPNASYIGFTGTPLFKDDEITRRVFGDYISTYDFQRAVEDKATVPLYYDARGEKLGLATNELNEKIAAKLEELEIDDQDVSERLERELKRDYHIITHGSRLNDIAEDFVEHYSTGWQNGKAMLVCIDKITCVRMQLIIGEKWQDKILQLKKELEKLRDEQAIMDLERKLAWMEETITAVVVSEEQGEVDKFRKWGLDITPHRKLIKEGFETPDGKRIDMESAFKKEAHPFRVAIVCAMWLTGFDVPTLSTLYLDKPLKAHTLMQAIARANRVAEGKNNGLIVDYCGILKNLRKALATFAGHVGIGGGGDEPPPEIDPVRPDEELLADLGESIDAVRAFLQARQFRLEDVLEKDGFARNKAIMDAKEAVNENDETRKRYEILSREVFKKFKACLTIREINQYRAAYDAINVIYKSLQKDVERADISDIMRELHEIIEESIEIGDGDRDPSKLYDISKIDFERLRKEFERSPAKNSTVASLKEMVEKKLLRLMMQNPTRTDFQKHYEEIVSDYNSEKDRVTIEATFDALLKLVEDLTEEEQRAVKEGLSEESLALFDLLLKPDLAKTDIDKIKKVAESLYKTLNDELQRIQNFAAKQSTRDEIKVKIRDFLWDERTGLPTSFDPNEVEEKAELVFQHIYMQQRRSAVYENTGRT, from the coding sequence ATGAATCCAGCACTCAATGAAGATACCCTCGTTCAAACCACCACAGCAGACTATCTGGAAACAGAACTGGGCTGGGATAATGTATTTGCTTACAACACGGAAACCTTTGGTAAAGAGGGCTTGTTGGGGCGTGAGTCTGATAAAGAAGTGATACTCACCCGCTATCTGGGTGAAGCACTGGTAAGGTTTAACCCCGGCTTACCGCAGGCGGCCTATCAGGATGCTCTGCGTCAAATAACCGAAGCGCCCGTTACCGAAAATATGCTGCAAATTAACTCTGAGCAGTATGAGCGGATTAAAAATGGCGTGTTAGTGCAATATCGCAATAGCAAGGGTGAGCTTGAGAAAAAGCGGCTAAAGGTATTCGATTTTGAAACGCCGGAAAATAATCATTTCCAGTGTGTTCGGGAACTGTGGGTGCGTGGTGATATCTATCGCCGCCGGGCTGATATTGTTGGTTTTGTGAATGGTCTGCCACTGCTTTTTATTGAGTGTAAGACTATTCACAAGGACATCCGTCACGCCTACGAAAATAACCTGTCAGACTATAAAGACACTATCCCCCACTTGTTCTACCACAACGCGTTTGTTGTATTGGGTAATGGCGTGGATGCCAAAATCGGCTCGCTTTCCAGTAAATTCGAACACTTCAATGACTGGAAGCGACTGGCCGAAGATGACGCTGGCGTGGTTGATATGGAAACCCTTATCAAGGGGATCTGCAACAAGCGGGACTTTCTTGACCTGTTTGAGAACTACACGCTATTTGATGAAAGTAACGGCAAGCTGGTAAAAATTGTTGCGCGAAATCATCAGTTTCTGGGGGTTAACCGCGCTATTGAAGCCGTTAAAATACGCGACGCCCGCATGGGTAAGCTGGGCGTGTTCTGGCATACTCAAGGCAGCGGAAAATCGTACTCGATTGTTTTTTTTGCCAGAAAGATCCACCGAAAGCTGGGCGGCAATTTTACGTTTCTCATTTGTACTGACCGCGAGGATTTGGACAAACAAATCTATAACACCTTTGCAGGCTGCAAGCTGGTAGATAACGACAAAGCTCCCTGCCGGGCGTCATCAGGCTTACATTTAAAAGATCTGCTGAACCAGCATAAATCCTATGTGTTTTCTCTGGTGCAGAAGTTCAATCAGGATGTTGATCCTAACGAGCCTTATTCAGACCGTGATGACATTATTGTTATCACCGATGAAGCGCACCGCACGCAATACGGGCGGCTATCACTGAATTTGCGTAATGCCCTACCCAATGCCAGCTACATTGGTTTTACCGGCACGCCGCTGTTTAAAGATGACGAAATCACCCGTCGGGTGTTTGGTGACTACATTTCTACCTATGATTTTCAGAGAGCTGTTGAAGATAAAGCAACAGTCCCCCTCTACTACGATGCACGGGGTGAAAAATTAGGACTGGCAACCAACGAACTGAATGAAAAAATCGCCGCGAAGCTTGAAGAGCTGGAAATTGATGATCAGGATGTGTCTGAACGGTTAGAACGAGAGCTAAAGCGGGATTATCACATCATTACCCATGGCTCTCGTTTGAATGATATTGCCGAAGACTTTGTTGAACATTACAGCACCGGCTGGCAAAACGGCAAAGCCATGCTGGTCTGTATTGATAAAATTACCTGCGTTCGCATGCAGTTAATCATTGGCGAAAAATGGCAAGACAAAATTCTTCAGTTGAAGAAAGAGCTCGAAAAACTGCGTGACGAACAGGCCATAATGGACTTGGAACGCAAGCTAGCGTGGATGGAAGAAACCATCACGGCAGTCGTCGTTAGCGAAGAACAAGGCGAAGTCGACAAATTCAGAAAGTGGGGCTTGGATATTACCCCACACCGCAAACTCATCAAGGAAGGCTTCGAAACACCAGACGGTAAACGAATTGACATGGAAAGTGCATTTAAAAAAGAAGCGCATCCTTTTCGTGTTGCTATTGTCTGTGCCATGTGGCTAACCGGGTTTGATGTACCAACGCTATCCACCCTATACCTCGACAAACCCCTCAAAGCGCACACACTGATGCAGGCCATTGCTCGCGCTAACCGCGTCGCCGAAGGTAAGAATAACGGTTTAATCGTCGATTACTGCGGAATACTGAAAAACTTACGTAAAGCATTAGCGACCTTTGCCGGACATGTCGGTATTGGCGGCGGTGGTGACGAGCCACCTCCCGAAATTGATCCTGTCAGGCCTGATGAAGAATTATTGGCTGATTTAGGCGAGTCGATTGATGCAGTCAGGGCCTTTTTGCAGGCCAGACAGTTCAGGCTTGAAGACGTATTGGAAAAAGACGGCTTCGCACGCAATAAAGCGATTATGGATGCCAAAGAGGCGGTAAACGAAAATGATGAGACGCGTAAGCGCTACGAAATTCTGTCCCGTGAAGTATTCAAGAAGTTCAAAGCGTGCCTAACTATTAGAGAGATCAATCAATATCGTGCGGCTTACGATGCCATCAACGTGATCTACAAAAGCTTGCAAAAGGACGTTGAGCGGGCTGATATCTCAGACATCATGAGGGAGTTACATGAGATCATTGAAGAAAGCATTGAAATAGGTGACGGTGACCGTGATCCAAGCAAACTATACGACATCAGCAAAATAGACTTCGAACGGTTGCGCAAAGAATTTGAACGCTCTCCAGCCAAAAACAGCACCGTTGCGTCACTGAAAGAGATGGTAGAGAAAAAGCTACTAAGGCTGATGATGCAAAACCCTACTCGCACCGATTTTCAAAAGCACTATGAGGAAATTGTCAGCGATTACAATAGCGAAAAGGACCGCGTCACCATTGAAGCAACCTTTGATGCACTGTTGAAACTGGTAGAGGATCTCACTGAAGAAGAGCAACGCGCAGTAAAAGAAGGGTTGTCTGAAGAGTCGCTGGCATTATTTGACCTGTTGCTAAAGCCCGACCTAGCCAAAACAGATATTGATAAAATCAAGAAAGTTGCTGAGTCATTGTACAAAACCCTCAATGACGAGCTACAACGCATCCAAAATTTTGCCGCCAAGCAAAGCACCCGCGATGAGATCAAAGTGAAGATCAGAGACTTCTTATGGGACGAGAGAACAGGACTACCCACCAGCTTCGACCCAAATGAAGTGGAAGAAAAAGCAGAGTTGGTGTTCCAGCATATTTATATGCAGCAGCGTCGGTCAGCGGTGTATGAAAATACAGGTAGGACTTAG
- a CDS encoding restriction endonuclease subunit S, whose product MSWETAMLGDVCTLITDGKHGDCKNEENSGFYFISAKDIKNGKIDYIKARQITESDFAETHRRTDLRPGDVLITNSGTIGRLAVTEDEPRTRNTTFQKSVAILKPITTIIRSHFLYYSLEKDKTRLTNTAGGAAQKNLLLGDLRRFEIAIPNLKQQDDLVSYLKIYDDLIENNKRRIALLEESARQLYKEWFVRFRFPGHEHVKIVDGVPEGWVNGVVADLGEVVTGKTPSTKISENYGGDIPFIKTPDMHASSIVLQTEQCLSERGANSQLNKFIPKFSTLVACIGAGLGVVSLSSKRCQTNQQINSIVPKLEAYTFYSYLTLKDFREKLLAIGGGATMPNVNKSKFSNMKILLPNHKLLENFHEAVAPSFLQMEKLTGMNQRLIQARELLLPKLMSGELTV is encoded by the coding sequence ATGAGTTGGGAAACTGCAATGCTTGGTGATGTATGCACACTCATTACGGACGGTAAACACGGAGACTGCAAAAATGAAGAAAACTCTGGATTCTACTTCATTAGTGCAAAAGATATTAAAAATGGAAAGATTGATTATATAAAGGCCAGACAAATTACAGAGTCTGATTTTGCAGAAACTCATAGAAGAACAGACTTGCGTCCCGGAGACGTATTAATAACAAACAGTGGAACGATAGGCAGGTTAGCAGTTACAGAAGATGAGCCACGAACAAGAAATACAACTTTTCAAAAAAGCGTAGCAATTCTTAAACCAATCACCACTATTATAAGATCTCATTTTCTTTATTACTCTCTTGAGAAAGACAAGACAAGGCTAACCAACACTGCGGGGGGAGCAGCTCAAAAAAACCTCTTGCTCGGCGATTTACGACGTTTCGAAATTGCCATACCTAACCTTAAGCAGCAAGATGATTTAGTTAGCTATTTAAAAATTTACGACGACCTTATCGAAAACAACAAACGCCGCATTGCGTTGCTGGAAGAGTCGGCGCGGCAGCTTTATAAAGAATGGTTTGTGCGCTTCCGCTTTCCCGGCCATGAACATGTCAAGATCGTCGATGGTGTGCCGGAGGGCTGGGTGAATGGTGTTGTCGCTGACCTCGGTGAAGTTGTTACTGGAAAAACACCATCAACCAAAATAAGTGAAAATTATGGTGGTGATATTCCTTTCATTAAAACTCCAGATATGCATGCATCATCAATTGTACTTCAAACTGAACAATGCCTTTCCGAACGTGGAGCCAACAGTCAACTTAATAAATTTATACCGAAATTTTCTACTTTGGTTGCTTGTATTGGAGCTGGCTTAGGAGTCGTATCATTGAGCTCAAAAAGATGCCAGACCAATCAGCAAATAAATTCGATTGTTCCCAAACTCGAAGCTTACACATTTTATTCATACTTAACTTTAAAGGATTTCAGAGAAAAACTTTTGGCTATAGGTGGTGGAGCGACGATGCCAAATGTTAATAAATCAAAGTTTTCTAATATGAAGATTCTGTTGCCAAATCATAAACTACTCGAAAATTTTCATGAGGCTGTAGCCCCATCATTCCTTCAAATGGAAAAACTTACTGGTATGAATCAAAGGTTGATTCAAGCAAGAGAGCTCCTGTTGCCTAAATTAATGAGCGGGGAGCTTACCGTATGA
- a CDS encoding class I SAM-dependent DNA methyltransferase — MAQLENIEAIEKRLWGSADTLRANSNYASNEYFMPVMGLIFLRHAYSRFLVVKPDIEASLPSRGGMTRPLTKEDFSSKGAIFLQEKAQFDTLVNLTDADDRAQAIIDAMESIEDDYDSLKGILPKSEYQELGNEVLGSLLRTFNDPALKKATGDIFGRIYEYFLTQFANQSAHDGGEFFTPVSLVQLIVNVIEPDHGNVIDPACGSGGMFVQSAHFIERMHENPQEKVTFYGAEKNPTTIRLAKMNLAVHGLEGSIKKAISYYEDPHDFLGKANFVAANPPFNVDDVDAEKIKNDPRLPFGLPGVNKKGSVSNGNYLWMSYFYSYLNDEGRAGFVMSSQASSAGGQEAEVRRKMIETGHVDAMVAIRSNFFYTRSVPCELWFFNKAKPEQHKDKVLMLDARNVYRKVTRKIYDFSPEQLANLTAIVWLYRGETARFIGLVEQYLTQTLEEALSSKAGMDNFIAELKGLLDKLPEMDADTKLANETLNQDIAGFEAEIDTQNTAWKTAAKDNAGLLSFAAKLAALAETSRDLIKQIDQLYKFAEKQAKDSGEKGLNKLIKALDEARKDAVEQLKLIRYFYKQAHWLQERFPEAELQDVAGLVKLVDMEELGANDWSLTPGRYVGVAPEEEDEDFDFEETLRDIHIELKGLNEEAALLAAQIQKNFEELGI, encoded by the coding sequence ATGGCACAACTTGAAAACATTGAAGCAATTGAAAAGCGCCTTTGGGGCAGCGCGGATACGTTACGCGCAAACAGTAATTACGCCAGCAACGAATATTTTATGCCTGTGATGGGGCTTATTTTCCTGCGCCATGCATACAGCCGATTCCTTGTTGTCAAACCTGACATTGAGGCATCACTTCCTTCACGTGGCGGCATGACCCGCCCACTGACAAAAGAAGACTTCTCCAGTAAAGGTGCAATCTTTCTTCAAGAAAAAGCGCAATTCGACACTCTGGTGAACCTCACTGATGCCGATGACCGCGCACAGGCTATTATCGATGCCATGGAGTCCATTGAAGATGATTATGACTCCCTAAAAGGGATATTGCCTAAGAGTGAATATCAGGAATTAGGCAATGAAGTGCTGGGTAGCTTGCTGCGTACTTTCAATGATCCGGCGCTAAAAAAGGCAACAGGCGATATCTTTGGTCGTATCTACGAATACTTCCTGACCCAGTTTGCCAATCAAAGCGCCCATGACGGCGGCGAGTTCTTTACCCCTGTCTCGTTAGTACAACTTATTGTCAATGTGATAGAGCCCGACCATGGCAATGTGATTGACCCGGCATGTGGGTCAGGTGGTATGTTTGTGCAAAGCGCCCACTTTATTGAGCGCATGCACGAAAATCCACAGGAAAAAGTCACCTTTTATGGTGCAGAAAAGAACCCCACCACCATTCGCCTTGCCAAGATGAATCTCGCGGTACATGGGCTGGAAGGCAGCATTAAAAAGGCCATTTCCTACTACGAAGATCCACATGATTTTTTAGGAAAGGCAAATTTTGTAGCAGCCAACCCCCCGTTTAACGTTGACGACGTAGATGCTGAGAAAATTAAGAACGATCCGCGCCTGCCCTTTGGTTTGCCGGGAGTGAATAAAAAAGGCAGCGTATCCAACGGCAACTATCTGTGGATGTCATATTTTTATAGTTACCTGAACGATGAAGGCCGCGCAGGCTTTGTTATGTCATCGCAGGCCTCCAGTGCAGGTGGGCAAGAAGCCGAAGTACGCCGAAAGATGATTGAAACCGGCCATGTTGATGCCATGGTCGCGATACGCTCCAACTTCTTTTATACCCGCTCAGTACCCTGTGAATTGTGGTTTTTCAATAAAGCCAAGCCGGAACAGCACAAAGACAAAGTACTGATGCTGGATGCACGGAATGTTTACCGCAAAGTCACCCGTAAAATTTACGATTTCTCGCCTGAGCAGCTTGCCAACCTGACCGCCATAGTATGGCTGTATCGCGGTGAAACAGCGCGTTTTATTGGTTTAGTAGAGCAATACCTGACGCAAACACTGGAGGAAGCATTATCCAGTAAAGCAGGTATGGATAACTTTATCGCTGAGCTTAAAGGTTTACTGGATAAGCTGCCCGAGATGGACGCAGACACCAAATTGGCAAATGAGACACTTAACCAAGATATAGCAGGATTTGAAGCAGAGATCGATACACAAAACACCGCATGGAAGACAGCAGCCAAAGACAACGCCGGGTTACTCTCTTTTGCAGCCAAGTTAGCGGCGTTGGCAGAGACGAGTCGAGACCTTATTAAACAAATCGACCAGCTTTATAAATTTGCCGAAAAACAAGCGAAAGACAGCGGGGAAAAAGGCCTTAATAAGCTGATAAAAGCACTCGACGAAGCCCGCAAAGACGCAGTCGAGCAACTCAAACTCATTCGCTATTTCTATAAGCAAGCTCATTGGCTGCAAGAACGATTCCCTGAGGCTGAACTGCAAGATGTAGCAGGTCTGGTTAAATTGGTAGATATGGAAGAACTCGGAGCCAATGACTGGAGCTTAACACCCGGTCGTTATGTCGGCGTTGCTCCTGAAGAGGAAGACGAAGATTTCGACTTTGAAGAAACGCTTAGGGATATTCACATCGAACTGAAGGGCCTTAATGAAGAGGCTGCCCTGCTTGCTGCTCAAATTCAGAAGAATTTTGAAGAGTTGGGAATATGA